From a region of the Panicum virgatum strain AP13 chromosome 2K, P.virgatum_v5, whole genome shotgun sequence genome:
- the LOC120683169 gene encoding beta-glucosidase 30-like — protein sequence MARRVLSALLLAALACDVASAEFGRHSFPEGFVFGTGSAAYQYEGAYKEGGKGPSVWDIFSHLPGKIKNNDTGDVADDFYHRYKEDVKLLKDMNMDAFRFSIAWTRILPTGSLSGGINKEGVAFYNNLINEVIANGLKPFVTIFHWDTPQALESKYKGFLSENIIQDYVDFAEVCFREFGDRVKFWTTFNEPWTYASQGYGNGAHAPGRCSPSISPSCTPGDSGREPYLVTHHILLAHARAVALYRARYQPAQRGQIGITVVSHWFVPNTDTPADRRAVQRSLDFMLGWFLSPIVHGAYPGTMTSFLGGRLPRFTPEQAEMVRGSYDFIGLNYYTSYFTSARPAPNGLAQSYEGDIRANTSGFRDGVPVGQPEFVPIFFNSPAGLRELLLYTKRRYNNPVIYVTENGIAEENSARIPLREALKDGHRIEFHSRHLQFVNHAIRNGVKVKGYFTWTFMDCFEWGDGYLDRFGLIFIDRLNGLKRYRKQSSYWIEKFLKR from the exons ATGGCGCGGCGGGTCCTCTCCGCGCTGCTTCTCGCAGCCCTGGCGTGCGACGTCGCGTCCGCCGAGTTCGGCAGGCACAGCTTCCCCGAGGGCTTCGTCTTCGGCACCGGCTCCGCGGCGTACCAG TACGAGGGTGCCTACAAGGAAGGAGGCAAAGGTCCCAGCGTGTGGGACATCTTCAGTCACTTACCAg GTAAAATCAAGAACAATGATACTGGCGATGTAGCGGATGACTTCTACCATCGATACAAG GAGGACGTGAAGCTCCTCAAGGACATGAACATGGATGCCTTCCGGTTCTCAATTGCCTGGACCAGGATCCTGCCAA CTGGCTCCCTGAGCGGAGGAATCAACAAGGAAGGGGTGGCCTTCTACAACAACCTCATCAACGAGGTCATAGCAAATG GGCTGAAGCCATTCGTCACCATCTTCCACTGGGACACACCCCAGGCCCTCGAGAGCAAGTACAAGGGCTTCCTCAGCGAGAACATCAT CCAGGACTACGTGGACTTCGCGGAGGTGTGCTTCCGCGAGTTCGGCGACCGCGTCAAGTTCTGGACCACGTTCAACGAGCCCTGGACGTACGCGTCGCAGGGGTACGGCAACGGCGCCCACGCCCCCGGCCGGTGCTCGCCGTCCATCTCCCCGTCCTGCACCCCCGGCGACTCCGGCCGCGAGCCCTACCTCGTGACGCACCACATCCTCCTCGCCCACGCCAGGGCCGTGGCGCTGTACCGCGCCCGGTACCAGCCAGCGCAGCGCGGCCAGATCGGCATCACCGTGGTCTCGCACTGGTTCGTGCCCAACACCGACACCCCCGCCGACCGCCGGGCCGTGCAGCGCAGCCTGGACTTCATGCTCGGCTGGTTCCTGAGCCCCATCGTGCACGGCGCGTACCCGGGCACCATGACCAGCTTCCTCGGCGGCCGGCTGCCGCGGTTCACGCCGGAGCAGGCGGAGATGGTCAGGGGCTCCTACGACTTCATCGGCCTCAACTACTACACCAGCTACTTCACCTCGGCGCGGCCCGCGCCCAACGGGCTCGCGCAGTCCTACGAAGGCGACATCCGCGCCAACACCTCCGGCTTCCGCGACGGCGTGCCCGTCGGCCAGCCGGAGTTCgtgcccatcttcttcaactccccggccggcctccgcgAGCTCCTGCTCTACACCAAGCGCCGGTACAACAACCCCGTCATCTACGTCACCGAGAACGGCATTGCCGAGGAGAACAGCGCGCGCATCCCGCTCAGGGAGGCGCTCAAGGACGGGCACCGGATCGAGTTCCACTCCAGGCACCTGCAGTTCGTGAACCACGCCATCAGGAACGGCGTCAAGGTAAAGGGTTACTTCACCTGGACCTTCATGGACTGCTTCGAATGGGGCGACGGGTACCTCGACCGCTTCGGCCTCATCTTCATCGACCGCCTCAACGGGCTCAAGCGCTACCGCAAGCAGTCCAGCTACTGGATCGAGAAGTTCCTGAAGCGCTag